TATTCGAAGTTTAAAAAAATGAAATATTCCTCTACTGGATTCTTATTCATGAAGAAAGGAATAGATTCTCTCCCACACTTTTGGGTCGCTTAACAAAGAAGAATGCTCCGCATCGGAAAGAAAGCTTTGATACACGATTTCATCCGGTGGAATCGAACTCGTAAAGGTAACCCTTCCGTCCCCGGGCGCTCTTTGCGCATTCTTAAAATCCCAAAGCCAATGGTCCGGATTTTTTTCGGGCATAAGAACTCTCATCGTGGGTCGATTTTTCGCGTGAACGACCAAGACGGGAGGATACTGATTTCCTTTTTTGGGATCGAGAGAATTTCGAAACGAGAGCGCAAGATCCAATCTGGACTGAAATTCTTTCAAAGAAGGAGGGGGTTCGCAATGCGCTTCGTGGGAATACGGACCGAGTTCGTATTTCTCCCAATCGGAAGCATTAAAAAAACGGAATGGAATGTTCTTCTGATCGGAATCCTTGAGTAATTCCTTCGTATCAAAACTTCCTTCTCTCGGGAAAAACGTATAAACCGAAATGAAACTCGAAACGACACAAGCGCTTGTGATCTCCGGGTTGAGTCCGGTGGAAACTCCGGAAATCAGATCTTCCATAAATCCGATTCCTCCACGAAACGGAACGCCGACAAAGATCACCTTCGACGCTAGGTTCGGTCTTCGATTGATCACCGAGAGCGCGAGATTTCCTCCGTTGCTATGACCTACGAGAACGGGTGCGACTCCGGCGTTTTCCTTTTGAACCTTTTCCAAAAATGCTTCGAGAGCCAAGGAAGTTTCGCCGTTGTCCTTTCTCCAATCGTAAGGAAAAACATACGGTCGGATTCTTACCGATGTGGAAAGCCACTGCAACCAAGGCTGATAAACTTTTACATCGATCAAAAACGGGATGAGAGTTACGGAAGATAAAACCTCTCCTACTTGAACCGAATCGTTCTTTCTCAAAGTTAGATCGGGTGCGGAAAAATTCAAAGCCTGCCAAGGAGTAAGCCAAATCGCGTCGAGGGAACCGGACTCGTTCTTTCGAAAGAGCTCGGATCCCTTATAACCGGGAACGAAAACGAGAGGGATTTGCATCGCAACCGTGGAACGACTTCCTTCGGATCCGACATTCTTTAACAAACCCGGGCCGAAGGTCCGTTCCTTTTGACCGGAACAAAACAAAAACGAAAGAAGAATCAAACCCGCCGAAGTATTTGTATGGAATTTCACGAACACATACTCGCCGATCGTCGAAAGTTTGTCTATGGTAAAACTTTACCTTTCCTATTTGTAAATTCCTTTCCCTTGGAATTACGATCCTCCGTTCTTTTTGACTTGTCAGAGAGGAACGATCCGCTCTTCATTGAAGGATGATTTTGTTTTGTAGAATTCCTTTAAGAATTTGGATTCTTCTCGGATCCTTTGTTCTATTCGATTGTGCCACGTATTCTACCGCAAACTATTCTCAGTTCGAACAGGAGAAGTTAGTCAACATCAGTAGCGTCTCTTCGAACAAACTCAGTCTTCTCACGATGCGATATCTCAAAAGCAACGATCTCGACGAAAGGTTCGAAGATTCTCCTCTCGTAGTCATCTACGATTTGGACAATCGACTTCTCGCGTATAAATCCAGAGATCTCGCCTATTATCTTTCCGAACTCTGTTATCTCACCGGAAATTCTTTGGATACGGAAGATCCGGAGTTTGCGAAGATGTATGCTTCTGCATTAGTATATTCTTATACATATCTATTTGATTCCAAGGCGACGCCCGCTCCCGATCCGTTTTCAGCGGAATTTCGTTTTGCGCTTCTCACATACAATCGTTCCTTGGCGCAGTTGGTCCGTTATGCGAAGAAGAATCGAAAGCTGGCTAACGTGACCGATCTCAATCTTCCGTTGATTCGAGGAAATCTCGTAATGGAAAGCGCCGAAGTCGAAACTTCTTGGACGCCGCAGAATTTTCTGCAAATCGAAGTCGCTTATGATTTTAGGACGAAGGGATTTTCCAATCATATCAGCAAATACGGAATCGGAACTCCGTTGATTCTAATCCGAAAATTTCCGGAAAACGAACCTCAAAAAAGAATCCAGTATGAATTCATCAACGGAGTCGGACAGGCGTATCCGGGAACCGCGTTCGTAAGTCTGGAAGAATCTTATCTTGGAAACAGAGACTTGATGAACCTGAGAGCGAAGATTCACGTCTATGATCCCGTCTTTCGAGATCGAATTGAATTCGAAGGAATGAATCTTCCGATGGAAAGCGATACGACCACACCGCTCGCATACATGCTAACGATCGCACAAAAACGGGACAGCCTACTTGCGATCTTCGACGGAGAAACGAGCATTTCCAGAAAAGGCCTTTATCTCGTATATCCGTATCGAAAGGATAAGATCCCGGTCGTATTCGTACACGGACTCGCGTCCTCACCTTTTATCTGGTTTCCGATGATCAACGAGCTACTCGCCGATCCTGAAATCAAAGAGAAATATCAGTTCTGGGTTTATTGGTATCCCACCGTTAATCCGATGCTCCTTTCCGCGGCGGACTTTAGAGATACGTTATACGATTTAAGAAAGGTTTACGATCCGAAAAACGAACACAAAAGTTTTGATCGAATGGTGTTGATCGGTCATAGTATGGGCGGCCTCGTCGCAAAGTTAGCCGTAACCAAGGGACGAAAAGAAGAATGGATGACAGCCGCAAACGTCCCCTACTCCGCGTACGAGTCCATGAGCGAAGAATACAAAAAGGAAATCAAAAGAGTTTTCGATTTCGATCCGGTGCCTTTCGTCAAAAGGGCGATCTTTATCGCGACCCCGCACCGAGGATCCAATCTCGCCGAAGGAATTTTAGGAACGATCGCGAGATTTCTTTTTATACTTCCAAAGGAGGTGGCGAAAAAATTTCAGGAAGGTTATAAATTCTTACTCGTAAATCACAAGGATGGGGATTTAGTTCCGGGAGTCTATGGAGTGGACGGTTTGTCGCCCAAAAGCCTCTTTATGAAAGTAACGGGAGAATACAGACCTCTCGTCAAATTTCATTCCATCATCGGGAATTCAAAACTCGCGGATCTGGACTGGATCAGTGATTCGGTCGTTCCTTACGAAAGTTCCCATTTGGATCACCCCGAATCCGAATTACTCATTCAATCCGAACATTCCGTTCAAAATCACCTACCGACTTTTTTGGAAGTAAAACGGATCCTCAAGGAACACACAAAAGAGGAAATTCCATGATTAGAATATAAGAATATTATTGATTTCTTAATTCTTCGGCTTTATCGATACATCTCTGACGATTTTCCAACATCGCCTTCTCGACCATGAGGCGCGCTTCTTCAAAACCCTTCTCGTCCAATTGCCTCGGAATCAAAATCGGTTCGCCGTAAGACACGACGAAAGTGGTGAACGGTTTCGGAATTCTATGTTTATCCCAGGATCTTTCGGCGATCCATTGACGAGTACATTCATAGTGGAAGGGAATGATAGGAACCTGAGAAACTTGACCACAAGCGATCAAACCCGGTTGCACAACAAGCGCGGGTCCGCGAGGACCGTCCGGGGTGATCGCCGCGGGGAGATTTTTTTTGAGATGAACGATAAGCGCTTTTAAAGCCTTGGATCCGCCCTTGGAAGAACTCCCCCGAATGCTGTAATTATCAAAACGATGTACTACGTTGTTGATAAAATCTCCGTCTTTGGATTCGGATATCAAAACCGCGGCTCCCGCTTTTCGATTGAGATAAGGAGAATAGAGAACGTTCGTGTGCCAGATGGAAAGGATATAGGGCTTTTTTTCTTTGCGGAGTTTTTCCAAACTTCCGTCTCCGATATTGACTCTTCGAGAAGTAAAACCGATCAGCCTTTGGAGATTGACGACGAGAAAGGGAATCAACCAAACCAGAAATTTTCTTTTGAACGATTCTTTTTCTTTTGCTTTAGAATTTTCTTCCATGGAACACGAGATTTTTTTGAAATCGAAAATTCATCACCTCTTTTTTAGAATCCGATCCGACACAAATCAAGGATAGGTTTCCCGGGAATCATACAAGGAGGAAAATTCCTTATCCCTCGGAAAAAGAAAAAGAAGACCCGTCAAAAAAATCCCCATACCGATCCAATGAATAGGATCCGCGAAGATAAAATAAAATATTCCGTTGATCGTATATCCCGAATCCAAAAAAATCACGGAGAGAATTTTAGATTGAGAATAGGATTTGAACTTATCTATGAGTTTTAGATTTTCTTGAATCAACTTCTTCTTAGCGAAATAAAGCGGAACATACCAGGCAATGGGCAGTAGGAATACGCTCGATCCGAATACAAAACCGCTCCAAATCTTCGCGTGTTGACCGTTCTTATTCGCGGAAAGAACGAAGACGATTCCGAATAAAAGTAACAGGAACAAAAGAGAAAAATAGATGATCTTTAAGTTTTTCATTCTTTTCTTTCATCGAAGAAGAACATGAAATTTATTTCCTTAAAAAGTTTTGTCAAGATATTACAAAACTGGAACGTACCAAACAGCGAAAAGATGCTTCGAAGTCTCCGGACTATTTGTCATCGAAAGAAGAAAAAAAACGAAATCAACCCGATCTTCGACTCCTCCCGATTCTTATTCGATTTCGTTCAATCGTTCGATAAAAACAAAATCGATATCTCGAAACGAATGTAAAATTCTCGAGATTTAAAAATTCGATCGACTGGAGAGGAAAGTTGGAATACAGAGTTTGAAACAAAAAATAGGTTTATATTATGGAATCCAATTTGCTAACAGCTATATTCCTTCCGCTCGCGTTAGGAATCATCATGCTCGGAATGGGGATGTCTCTGACGATCGAGGACTTCAAACGGATCTTCATTCTTCCGAAAGCCGCCTTGACCGGACTCACCTTACAGTTGTTACTCTTACCGATCGCAGGATGGCTTATCGCGGATTTTTCCGGTCTTCCCGGAGAACTTGCCGTCGGTCTTATGTTGCTCGCAATTTGTCCGGGAGGAGCCACTTCGAATTTGATCACTCATCTCGCGAAAGGCGACGTCGCGCTTTCGATCACGTTAACCGCAATCACGAGCTGTGTTACCGTCGTTTCGATTCCGATTCTTCTGAATGTCTCCATGCACCATTTCTTAGGAAGCGGACAGATGATCGAATTAAACGTTCCACAGACGATCCTGCAAATATTTTTGGTCACCGTATTGCCGGTTACCATGGGAATGATTCTCAACGCAAAAAAACCGGACCTCTCCAAAAAGTTCGAAAAACTAGTGAAAGTTCTCTCAGGAATTTTTCTGATTCTCATCATCGCCGGCGCGATCGTAAGAGAAAGACAGAATATCGTTCCGTTTTTTATCCAAGTCGGACCGGCCGCCTTAGCTCTCAATTTAACCACGATGGTCCTCGGATTTTTAGGAGCGTCTTTGATGAAAGTTACGAAGGCGCAAAGAACTTCGATAACGATCGAGGTAGGAATTCAAAACGGGACCCTGGGAATCGCGATCGCGACTTCGATTCTCAATAACGCGGCGATGGCGATTCCCTCCGCGATTTACAGCTTGATCATGTTCGCGACCGGCGCCCTATTTTCGGTTTGGATGCATAAGATCCCGGACGAGGTTTAACATTTTTTTCAAGGATCCTGTGGTAGTTTGAATCCGATTTCGTTTGTCTTCGAAGTCTAAAAATTTTTTACGCTCCGAAGACAAAGGGTCCATTCCATTTTTATGATACGTTTGTTTTCTCGAAATAAAAAGTCCGCACGAGGTGCGAATAAAAATCAAAACTTTGTTTGATTCGAAAAAAACCGGAGAGAGTTGCGAAAAGAAAAGGACAATTCTTTTTTCTTCCAAGTCAGTTGTTCCGACAAAGTATTTTCTAATAAAAAACACTTGAAATCGGACTGGAAGTCCGCTCTGAACCGTCACTGGAAAACCTTGACTCTTTCTCGCCGTAAAATTCTACGATTGTCGACTTTTTTACTTGGAAATTCTTCCCCAAAAACCATAAAAGCGGAAGTGATTCCGCCCCACAAAACACGGACCGATATGGCCGTTCTTTCCCGACCGACTTCGATCATTCTATTTTTATTTTGTATGTTTTCTTTTTCCTGCACCATGGTCGGATTTCACCGAACAGGGATTCGACAAGAAATCGATTTTGGAAAAGAGGAAACGCTCAAACTCTGTGTTTGGAAGGACAAAAAAATTTCCGAAGTGGAATTGGAAGCGCTGATCGAAATCTGGAACGAAGAATTAAAACTCTATAAAATCAGAATTTTATTAAACGACGTAAAGGAATGGGAACGTCCCGGTTGGACCGGCTCCGCCATCATGGATCAGATTTTCACTGCGGATCTTCCCCTTTCTTGTGATCGACTTCTTGCGGTAGCCGGCGGAAAGTTAAGCGACACCGCATTCGAACTTGTAGGATTGTTCTTCGCCTTTTTCGGAATTCCAAGCTATCAAATTTTAGGTGCGGTCGAAACAAAAACCGGAACAAGGGGATATATTCTGGGACAAACCAGAACGCTTTCCCATTGGTTCAGCGGAGGCGCAAAAGGAACACTGATTCACGAAGGCTATCATCTCTTGGGATGCGGACATTCTTTTTTTCTCAGCGATTGTTATCTTCAAATTCAAAAGGTCAAAGAGTTGAAGAGGAAGAATGCGGAACAAGGAGAACCGTTTTTTCCATCAGTGGACGAGGAAGGTCGAATTTTTCTGAAAAATCCTTGGCATTCTTAGAATTTGTTTTCTTTCATTGCTTGGAAGCTTTTTGAGGATGGATTTATGGAAGCATCCGAATCAAAATGGAAACCCTTTTTAGGAACCTCTCTTGTATTGGCCGGTGCCGTTTTCTTTTCCGCAAAGGCGATCTTCGTAAAACTAGTTTATCGATACGACGTGGATTCCATCACGGCGTTGACACTTCGAATGTTGTTTGCCATTCCATTCTTCGCATGGATCGCGTTTCGTTCTCGAAAGAATGAGAATTCGGTAAAACTTTCCGGCAAAGACTGGACTTTGATTTTTGCTCTCGCGTTTCTCGGATACTATCTCGCGAGTCTTTTCGATTTCATAGGTCTAGAATATATCTCGGCAGGTTTGGAAAGACTGACGCTCTTCGTCTATCCTACAATCGTACTCGTGATCAGTTCTTTTATATATAAAAGAAAGATCAAAGGAATCGAGATTTTCGCAATCATCCTGACCTATTCCGGAATCGCCGTCGCTTTTTTCGGCGACATTCAAACGGAAGGACCGGACGCGATCAAAGGTGTACTTTTTGTCTTTGCATCGGCGGTGGCTTATTCCTTGTATTTAGTCGGAAGCGAATCCTTGATTCCGAAAATCGGATCCGTTAAGTTTACGTCTTATCTGATGCTTCTTTCCGGTTTGATCGTGGTGATTCATTTTTTACTCACAAAAGAACTTTCACTCTTGGTCCAATCACGGCCGGTTTATCTTCTCGGATTGGCTCTCGGAGTTTTGACGACGGTCATACCGGCCTACTTCATTACGGAAGGAATTCGAATGATCGGATCCGGACGCGCGGCGATCGTCGGTTCCGTAGGTCCGATTTCCACCATTCTTCTTGCATGGATTTTTTTAGGAGAAGCGATTACTTCCACCGGAATTGCAGGCACCTTTCTCGTGTTAGCCGGGGTTCTATCGATCGGGAAGAAAAAACAGAATTCTAAAGAAAAGGACGCGAGCGCAACGGATTCTTCGGAATAAAAAAATATCCGGAGAATCAAGATTCTTCATTTTTAATTTTAGAATATTCTAAAATTCTTATATTTCTTCGGAAAGTTTGACTTTTTAAGGAACGTTTTTTACGCATCTTACATAATCCGTATAAGTCGCGCCGGACCGAGAAAGTCTCCCATATTGTACGTCGAATGTAAACACTCCGAGATTCCCCGCCAATTGACTTACGTTGCTGGTCCAATAACTTCCCGAGGCAAGATTTGCCGGAAATACGTTGAGATCGATCGCGTTGGTCCCCATAAGAACATCGTATTTTGCGATCGTTAGATATTCTCTGACGTTTGGAACCCTCCACTTTCCGCCGGTAGACGGTAAGGAATCACACTGAACAAGTGCGTCCCGCCAATCGAAAAGAGTAGTCGCAGAGTTTTGACAAGAGGTGCCGGATTGCCCAACGGAACATTTTTGCCAAAGAAGATTTGTATTGTTGTCCAAAATCGTTCCATCCCCGAGGTCCGTAAAGTTTTGAGCCGGAAAACTTCCTCCCGCGACACAACGAACCGGAAGCGTTCCCACCTCAGCCGCGTCCTCGTTGTTTCCGTTCGAGAAATTATAAACCCAACGCCTTGGAGTAAACGATGCGGGATCTGCCATTGAACGAGACCAAAAAGTTTGATTTCCATCGGGAAAGACGGTCATATTCGTGTACGGACCCGCGTTGGAAAAGGATGCGATTGTGAACAACTCTTGAAGATCTGGAATTCTCCAATTCTTCAAACCAGCGTAACCGGAGACATTGAGATTGGAACAAGCGACACCCGCGTCGGCATACGAAAAAAGCGTAGGAGCGGCTAACGCGCTACAGTCGATCGGGTTCGTTCCTTCCTTACAAGTTTTCCAAACCAATCCGGTATTTTTATCGACTACGACGGGTTGAGAAGAATCGCTCGTGAGAGTCGTCCTTTCCAAGTTCGACGTTAGTCCGGAAACGTCCCCGTCCTGTCCCGGTAAACTACCCAGCCCACAAGCGATCACCGAAGCTGTTGCGTCAAAACAATCAGTCTGTCCCGCGTCGGTGATCGGAGTGATCACGTTAACCGAAACCGAGTAAGCGTCCTTTTGTCCGTTTCCTGCAACGACCTCGTAACGTACAGGAGAGGAAAAATCGTTGGAAGTATCTCCGCTCTTTTGAGCCGTTCCGTTTACAAAAACGGTCGCACCCGCCGAAGATTCAAAACTGGCTTTTAAACGAGTCACCGCACCGAAAGGAACTCCCTGAATGAGGATCTGATTTCCGACGATCGTTCCTTCATAATCCTGGAGCAGATGATTTTCTATCGCCCGAAATCGAAAGGTCGTAATTTGTTTCCCGGTAGCATTTCTAAAAAAATCAAAGCCGGCATTGAAAAGAAGCCCAGCACTCGAAGACGTATCTAAACTGATTCTGTCCGCTTGGGCGCAATGAATGAAAAGAAATACAAAAAGAGATGGAAGAAGACGAAATCGCAGGTGCATGAACTGGCTCTTTTACCTAAAAAACAATCGAATGATAAAAAATTGATTATTTTTTTATAATCAGGAAGAATTTTCCAAACCAAATCGAAATCGATTCCCTTGTCCTCGCAAAACAGTCACGTTCTATGACACAAAAACTACCTGAAAATACCGTTTTCTTTGGATTCAAATTCCCTCTTTCGGTATTCTTCTCAAAACCTTCTCAAACTAGAAATTTCGAATCCTTCTTTGTGCGAGAGAATTGAGAATCAGAAAAATCGTTTCCAGGAATTCCGACTTGAATTCGACTTCTTGATTCGGATTACGGTCCGTCTGTGACACAACGTGTAAAACTCACCGATGTCGGACCGTCGACTATATAAATTTCCGGTAGTCCGAAATGCACCTTAAAGATGATTCCTCCAGGGACGGAATTGCTCGAGTGATACTTTGGATTTTCAGGTGGAATATGGGGGAATTTTTCATTGTCGATTCGGACCGTGGCGCTCGATGTAAAATCGAGCAAACTACGGAGTTCATTGATATTCGGAAGTCTCCAAATTCTTCCCGCGAGGTTCAAGGTCTTGCAGGTGTTCAAAGCTTGACCCCAGTTTTCCGGAACGGCGGCGCCCACAAGGCAGTCCGGAGAAGTCGAAGACCACGTCTGACCTTTCGTGCACTTTTGCCAAACGAGATTGGTGCGATTGTCCCGAACGGTCCCATCGCCGAGATCCGTAAACGTTCGATTCGGAATCGGAGAACCGGAAACACAACGAACGCTCCGACTCGAACCGAAATTCTTTCCGTTCGTATCGATCTGATCGGTTTCGAAACTATAACTCCAAACTTTCAGGGAATCAGTCGCGTCCTCGGTCTTGGTCCAAAACGAAGAAACTCCGCCCGGAAAATCGGAGAGCCGAAGGAAGCCGGTGATCGGATTTGTATGCTGAGTCAACGTCAGGAGTTCCTCAATTTCGGGAATTCTCCAAGTGGAAATTCCTGCATACCCTGCTCCCGAATGGAGAGCATTGAGAGAGGAACAAACGCTCAGCGCTTGGGGATAAAAGAAACTTTCGTCGGGAACTCCACAAGTCGTATTGTTCGAACCTTCTGCGCAGTATTTCCAAATCAATCCGGTTTGACGATCCAAGGTAACGGGTTCGGAAGAATCACTTGAAAAGGCCACATTCGTTTGAAAGGAGGTCGGAACCCCGGTCGAATAATCCGCGTCTTGTCCCGGATTGGAACTACAAGCCGAGTAACAGTTCGTTTGTTCCGCATCCGTTAGCTGAAAGAGAGGCTGGACGAAGACCGTATAATCTTGAATACTTCCGTCGAAAGCCGTGATTCGATATATCAATGGACTCGAAAAATCATTCGATGTTCTTCCACTTTCTTGCGGAATTCCTTCCATCGTGACCGACTTCCCGGTGGACACAAAACTCGCCTTTAACCGGTTCACTGCGCCAAAAGGGGCTTGGATTGTGATCTGACTTCCGGAAATGGTTCCGCTAAAATCTTGTGCGAAAAAATTTTCCGATCCCAAAAATCGAAACGAAGAAATCTCTTTTCCGTTTTCGGAATCGATTCGTATCGAAGAAAGAATCTGGAGTCCACCTTGCAGTAATAAGCCGGCCCCGGAGGAAGAATCAATGTCGATCCGATCGGCATCTGCACAAGAGAGAAAAAGAATCAGGACCAAAGAAAAACAACGTGTCTTTCTTCCTTGTTGAAATAAATCCATTTTTGAAAAAACAAACGATGCGTTCCCAATTTCAAGAACATCCTGTTTTTGAAATCGTATATTTTATAGATTTTTAATATTCAAAAGATAAAATGAATTCTTATTTTTTGAAATAGATCTGGATCTAAAGAAAGTCGAATCTGATTTCGGTCATTTCAAGAAGAATCAATAGATGTCCATAACGAGAAGAGCGATATCGTCTCCGAAGTTACCGCCCGAATAGGCAAAAATATCCGAAACGATCCATTCGATATAATCCTCGATCGTTTCCGCGTCCAGATATTCTTCGAGAATGGAAATCAGACCGGGAAGATCTAAAATCTCTCCTTGAGAATTGAAGATCTCATACATTCCATCCGAAAAGAAAACGACTCGATCGCCGTGCAGAAGATCGATCGACTGATCATAGTATTTCGCTCCGTCGAAGGCGAGAAGAGGAAGATTCATTCCGTCGAGTTCGATTTTTTTTCCGTCTCGAAAAAGAAGAATGGGAGGGTGACCCGCGTACGCGTAGATCAGTTTTTTTGTTTGCGGAATGTATTTCACTCGAACCGCAGAGATATGATGATCCACAACCAAAGACCTTAGATCTTCTACGATTCGGATCAAACCCTCCGCCGGTGATAGACCGATTCTGGAAGAATTCTTAAATGAAATGACGACCATCCCGGAAACCATCGCGGATGAAATTCCGTGACCGGAAACGTCCGCAAAAAGAATGTCAACACTTCCGTCTTGATTCTGGATCGTGCTGATGACGTCTCCGCCCACTTTTTCAAAAGGGCGA
This Leptospira stimsonii DNA region includes the following protein-coding sequences:
- a CDS encoding lipase/acyltransferase domain-containing protein — translated: MKFHTNTSAGLILLSFLFCSGQKERTFGPGLLKNVGSEGSRSTVAMQIPLVFVPGYKGSELFRKNESGSLDAIWLTPWQALNFSAPDLTLRKNDSVQVGEVLSSVTLIPFLIDVKVYQPWLQWLSTSVRIRPYVFPYDWRKDNGETSLALEAFLEKVQKENAGVAPVLVGHSNGGNLALSVINRRPNLASKVIFVGVPFRGGIGFMEDLISGVSTGLNPEITSACVVSSFISVYTFFPREGSFDTKELLKDSDQKNIPFRFFNASDWEKYELGPYSHEAHCEPPPSLKEFQSRLDLALSFRNSLDPKKGNQYPPVLVVHAKNRPTMRVLMPEKNPDHWLWDFKNAQRAPGDGRVTFTSSIPPDEIVYQSFLSDAEHSSLLSDPKVWERIYSFLHE
- a CDS encoding esterase/lipase family protein, yielding MILFCRIPLRIWILLGSFVLFDCATYSTANYSQFEQEKLVNISSVSSNKLSLLTMRYLKSNDLDERFEDSPLVVIYDLDNRLLAYKSRDLAYYLSELCYLTGNSLDTEDPEFAKMYASALVYSYTYLFDSKATPAPDPFSAEFRFALLTYNRSLAQLVRYAKKNRKLANVTDLNLPLIRGNLVMESAEVETSWTPQNFLQIEVAYDFRTKGFSNHISKYGIGTPLILIRKFPENEPQKRIQYEFINGVGQAYPGTAFVSLEESYLGNRDLMNLRAKIHVYDPVFRDRIEFEGMNLPMESDTTTPLAYMLTIAQKRDSLLAIFDGETSISRKGLYLVYPYRKDKIPVVFVHGLASSPFIWFPMINELLADPEIKEKYQFWVYWYPTVNPMLLSAADFRDTLYDLRKVYDPKNEHKSFDRMVLIGHSMGGLVAKLAVTKGRKEEWMTAANVPYSAYESMSEEYKKEIKRVFDFDPVPFVKRAIFIATPHRGSNLAEGILGTIARFLFILPKEVAKKFQEGYKFLLVNHKDGDLVPGVYGVDGLSPKSLFMKVTGEYRPLVKFHSIIGNSKLADLDWISDSVVPYESSHLDHPESELLIQSEHSVQNHLPTFLEVKRILKEHTKEEIP
- a CDS encoding lysophospholipid acyltransferase family protein, whose translation is MEENSKAKEKESFKRKFLVWLIPFLVVNLQRLIGFTSRRVNIGDGSLEKLRKEKKPYILSIWHTNVLYSPYLNRKAGAAVLISESKDGDFINNVVHRFDNYSIRGSSSKGGSKALKALIVHLKKNLPAAITPDGPRGPALVVQPGLIACGQVSQVPIIPFHYECTRQWIAERSWDKHRIPKPFTTFVVSYGEPILIPRQLDEKGFEEARLMVEKAMLENRQRCIDKAEELRNQ
- a CDS encoding bile acid:sodium symporter family protein, with the protein product MESNLLTAIFLPLALGIIMLGMGMSLTIEDFKRIFILPKAALTGLTLQLLLLPIAGWLIADFSGLPGELAVGLMLLAICPGGATSNLITHLAKGDVALSITLTAITSCVTVVSIPILLNVSMHHFLGSGQMIELNVPQTILQIFLVTVLPVTMGMILNAKKPDLSKKFEKLVKVLSGIFLILIIAGAIVRERQNIVPFFIQVGPAALALNLTTMVLGFLGASLMKVTKAQRTSITIEVGIQNGTLGIAIATSILNNAAMAIPSAIYSLIMFATGALFSVWMHKIPDEV
- a CDS encoding DMT family transporter produces the protein MEASESKWKPFLGTSLVLAGAVFFSAKAIFVKLVYRYDVDSITALTLRMLFAIPFFAWIAFRSRKNENSVKLSGKDWTLIFALAFLGYYLASLFDFIGLEYISAGLERLTLFVYPTIVLVISSFIYKRKIKGIEIFAIILTYSGIAVAFFGDIQTEGPDAIKGVLFVFASAVAYSLYLVGSESLIPKIGSVKFTSYLMLLSGLIVVIHFLLTKELSLLVQSRPVYLLGLALGVLTTVIPAYFITEGIRMIGSGRAAIVGSVGPISTILLAWIFLGEAITSTGIAGTFLVLAGVLSIGKKKQNSKEKDASATDSSE
- a CDS encoding DUF1566 domain-containing protein, with translation MHLRFRLLPSLFVFLFIHCAQADRISLDTSSSAGLLFNAGFDFFRNATGKQITTFRFRAIENHLLQDYEGTIVGNQILIQGVPFGAVTRLKASFESSAGATVFVNGTAQKSGDTSNDFSSPVRYEVVAGNGQKDAYSVSVNVITPITDAGQTDCFDATASVIACGLGSLPGQDGDVSGLTSNLERTTLTSDSSQPVVVDKNTGLVWKTCKEGTNPIDCSALAAPTLFSYADAGVACSNLNVSGYAGLKNWRIPDLQELFTIASFSNAGPYTNMTVFPDGNQTFWSRSMADPASFTPRRWVYNFSNGNNEDAAEVGTLPVRCVAGGSFPAQNFTDLGDGTILDNNTNLLWQKCSVGQSGTSCQNSATTLFDWRDALVQCDSLPSTGGKWRVPNVREYLTIAKYDVLMGTNAIDLNVFPANLASGSYWTSNVSQLAGNLGVFTFDVQYGRLSRSGATYTDYVRCVKNVP
- a CDS encoding DUF1566 domain-containing protein: MDLFQQGRKTRCFSLVLILFLSCADADRIDIDSSSGAGLLLQGGLQILSSIRIDSENGKEISSFRFLGSENFFAQDFSGTISGSQITIQAPFGAVNRLKASFVSTGKSVTMEGIPQESGRTSNDFSSPLIYRITAFDGSIQDYTVFVQPLFQLTDAEQTNCYSACSSNPGQDADYSTGVPTSFQTNVAFSSDSSEPVTLDRQTGLIWKYCAEGSNNTTCGVPDESFFYPQALSVCSSLNALHSGAGYAGISTWRIPEIEELLTLTQHTNPITGFLRLSDFPGGVSSFWTKTEDATDSLKVWSYSFETDQIDTNGKNFGSSRSVRCVSGSPIPNRTFTDLGDGTVRDNRTNLVWQKCTKGQTWSSTSPDCLVGAAVPENWGQALNTCKTLNLAGRIWRLPNINELRSLLDFTSSATVRIDNEKFPHIPPENPKYHSSNSVPGGIIFKVHFGLPEIYIVDGPTSVSFTRCVTDGP